A single region of the Prevotella sp. HUN102 genome encodes:
- a CDS encoding transcriptional regulator, with translation MFKPLDPLLHSELRLAIMALLSNVEEADFIYIKEQTNATAGNLSVQIEKLQKAGYIKVEKGFVGKKTRTTCSILPNGTAAMMAYVEALKTYLPK, from the coding sequence ATGTTTAAGCCGCTCGACCCACTACTGCACAGCGAACTCCGGTTGGCGATAATGGCTTTGCTCAGCAATGTGGAAGAAGCTGACTTCATCTACATCAAGGAACAGACCAACGCAACGGCCGGAAACCTGAGCGTGCAGATAGAAAAATTGCAGAAAGCAGGCTACATAAAGGTGGAAAAGGGATTCGTGGGTAAGAAGACCCGTACCACTTGCAGCATTCTTCCCAACGGAACGGCAGCTATGATGGCCTACGTGGAGGCGTTGAAGACTTATCTCCCAAAGTAG
- a CDS encoding serine dehydratase subunit alpha family protein — MLEKNIREQIIDLIHRQVVPAVGCTEPMAVALCTARATELLGQKPEKIQANLSANILKNAMGVGIPGTGMIGLPIAISLGALIGKSSYQLEVIKDLTPETLEEGKKYVEENHIDIKLKEGITEKLYIEIICEAGGKTAKAVISHTHTNFIYEEENGNVLLDAQTDTSSATEEVKKDIELNLRMVWDFATETPVDEIRFILEAKRYNMKAAAEALKGNYGHCLGKTMDRPLSRGIFGDSIYSHIISKTASACDARMGGAMVPVMSNSGSGNQGICATNPVVVFAKENENTPEELIRALTLSHLTAIYIKQSLGALSALCGCIVASTGSSCGITYLMGGNFNNICYAVKNMIANLTGMICDGAKPSCSLKISSGVSTAVLSAMLSMEGRHVTEAEGIIDQDVDRSIRNLTSLGKDAMCATDDMVLSIMTNKGNC; from the coding sequence ATGCTTGAGAAAAACATACGCGAACAAATCATTGACTTGATTCACCGTCAGGTGGTTCCTGCCGTTGGATGTACCGAACCTATGGCCGTGGCACTCTGTACCGCGCGTGCAACGGAACTGCTGGGACAGAAGCCTGAAAAGATACAGGCAAATCTTTCAGCCAATATTCTGAAGAATGCAATGGGCGTGGGCATTCCGGGAACGGGAATGATAGGACTCCCTATCGCCATCTCGCTCGGCGCACTCATCGGAAAGTCGAGCTATCAGCTCGAAGTTATCAAGGATCTTACGCCTGAAACGCTCGAGGAGGGCAAGAAATATGTGGAGGAAAATCACATCGACATCAAGCTGAAGGAGGGAATAACCGAGAAACTCTACATTGAAATCATCTGCGAGGCAGGCGGCAAAACAGCGAAAGCCGTCATTTCGCACACGCATACAAACTTTATTTATGAAGAGGAAAACGGAAACGTGCTCCTCGATGCGCAGACGGATACATCGTCGGCTACGGAGGAAGTGAAGAAAGACATCGAGCTGAACCTGCGTATGGTGTGGGATTTTGCCACCGAGACGCCCGTCGATGAGATACGTTTCATTCTCGAAGCCAAACGATACAATATGAAAGCGGCCGCAGAAGCACTGAAAGGCAACTACGGACATTGCTTGGGCAAGACGATGGACCGTCCTTTGAGCCGCGGTATCTTCGGCGACAGCATCTATTCGCACATCATTTCCAAGACGGCATCGGCTTGCGATGCACGTATGGGCGGCGCAATGGTGCCCGTGATGAGCAACAGCGGTTCGGGAAATCAGGGTATCTGTGCCACGAATCCGGTGGTGGTGTTTGCCAAGGAAAACGAAAATACGCCCGAAGAGCTCATCCGTGCGCTCACTTTGAGCCATCTCACGGCCATCTATATCAAGCAGAGTCTCGGAGCTTTGTCGGCACTTTGCGGCTGCATCGTGGCAAGCACGGGCTCCAGTTGTGGTATAACCTATCTGATGGGGGGCAATTTCAACAACATCTGCTACGCCGTAAAGAATATGATTGCCAATCTTACGGGTATGATCTGCGACGGTGCGAAGCCCAGTTGTTCGTTGAAGATTTCCTCGGGAGTGTCTACTGCCGTGCTTTCGGCAATGCTTTCTATGGAAGGCCGCCACGTAACGGAAGCCGAAGGCATTATCGATCAGGACGTAGACCGCTCTATCCGCAACCTTACGAGCCTCGGAAAGGATGCAATGTGTGCTACCGACGATATGGTGCTCAGCATTATGACCAATAAGGGTAACTGCTGA
- a CDS encoding Fic family protein yields the protein MFANAIKKYDQLAVDYREQISRPMGEQEFRTYSEIMFSCHSCGIEGSSFSVDDTRALFEEGLGYHPVGKSLLECQEMAEHFAAYEWLHANLSHPFDVELLKTVNRLVTLHTLPYKVPGAVPGAFTTVDMAAGDTVFGEHKTLIAQVPRLMESTSRAMQAKEIHPMIIAARFHGFYEYLHPFRDGNGRTGRLLSNYILLNFGLPELIICKEDRGEYIDALRAKRTEGTDEYLINFFFKAAFKQMEDALEQKRKGSRTFLFF from the coding sequence ATGTTTGCAAACGCGATTAAGAAATACGACCAGTTGGCTGTTGATTACAGGGAACAAATCAGCCGTCCAATGGGAGAACAGGAGTTTCGGACGTATTCCGAGATTATGTTCTCTTGTCATAGCTGTGGTATTGAAGGCTCTTCGTTTTCAGTAGACGATACCAGAGCTTTGTTTGAAGAAGGGCTGGGCTATCATCCTGTCGGGAAATCCTTGTTGGAATGTCAGGAAATGGCCGAACATTTTGCTGCATACGAATGGTTGCACGCGAATCTTTCCCATCCGTTTGATGTCGAACTGCTGAAGACCGTGAATCGTTTGGTAACTCTTCATACATTGCCTTACAAAGTTCCGGGAGCCGTTCCCGGAGCATTTACAACCGTGGATATGGCAGCCGGCGATACGGTTTTCGGTGAACACAAGACTTTGATTGCCCAAGTGCCGCGACTGATGGAATCAACTTCGAGAGCAATGCAGGCGAAGGAAATTCATCCGATGATTATCGCAGCTCGTTTCCACGGCTTTTACGAATATCTGCACCCTTTCAGGGATGGCAATGGACGAACAGGGCGTTTGCTTTCCAACTATATTCTCTTAAATTTCGGACTTCCCGAATTGATTATCTGTAAGGAAGACCGAGGGGAATACATTGATGCGCTGCGGGCGAAGCGCACCGAAGGTACGGACGAATATCTGATAAACTTCTTCTTCAAGGCAGCCTTCAAGCAGATGGAAGACGCTTTGGAACAGAAGCGAAAAGGCAGCAGAACGTTCCTTTTCTTTTAG
- a CDS encoding AAA domain-containing protein: protein MQQESPIQALQRQKLLLQMEYYAEKETFRKQTEATGIQRKVKRGDAWFPLRVGKSYYNSLNQRVVEVFRTQDLDIEHGFEFGRPVAFFTARKGDERQTAKLSGIRYFNFTGIVSYVDGERMVVSVPDSAPVIDLQNAADEVGCQLSFDETSYQMMFDALDRTIAAKHGRLALLRDLFYSQQKAEKFSFAPTRFPWLNPTQEQAVNEVLWAKDVAVVHGPPGTGKTTTLVEAINETLMRESQVLVCAQSNMAVDWICEKLVDRGINVLRIGNPTRVNDKMLGFTYERKFEAHPEYSELWSLRKAIRQLRTNRKRGSENYHQKLERLKSRATELEIRINSELFGEARVVASTLVGANSRIMEGQKFGTLFIDEAAQALEAACWIPIRRASRVILAGDHCQLPPTVKSIASLRAGLGKTLMERIVENKPEVVTLLKVQYRMNEQIMRFSSDWFYGGMVESAPQIKYRGILDYDHPIMWIDTSERKDIEESSSPAAPSPEKANADKAFLEQFVGESFGRINIGEAELTLQTLQDYFTKIGKRRILDEQIDVGVISPYRAQVQFLRRLIRKREFFKPYRHLISVNTVDGFQGQERDVILISMVRANEDGQIGFLKDLRRMNVAITRSRMKLIILGNAATLTRHPFYQRLHEYVQTISNEA from the coding sequence ATGCAACAAGAATCACCGATACAGGCACTGCAAAGGCAGAAGCTGCTCTTGCAGATGGAATATTATGCAGAGAAGGAAACTTTCCGGAAACAGACCGAAGCAACGGGCATTCAGCGGAAAGTGAAGCGGGGCGATGCGTGGTTTCCATTGCGGGTGGGCAAGAGTTATTACAATTCGCTCAATCAGCGTGTGGTGGAAGTGTTCAGAACGCAGGACCTCGACATTGAGCACGGCTTTGAATTTGGTCGTCCGGTGGCTTTCTTCACGGCAAGGAAGGGCGATGAAAGACAGACGGCGAAGCTGTCGGGAATACGTTATTTCAATTTCACGGGCATCGTTTCCTATGTCGATGGAGAGAGAATGGTAGTGAGCGTGCCCGACAGCGCGCCTGTGATCGACCTTCAGAATGCGGCGGACGAAGTGGGCTGCCAGCTCTCGTTCGACGAAACGTCGTATCAGATGATGTTTGATGCACTCGACAGAACCATCGCCGCAAAGCACGGACGGCTCGCCTTGCTCCGAGATCTGTTTTATTCGCAACAAAAAGCAGAGAAATTCTCCTTCGCTCCCACACGCTTTCCTTGGCTGAACCCCACGCAGGAACAGGCTGTGAACGAAGTGTTGTGGGCTAAGGACGTGGCCGTTGTACACGGACCTCCGGGAACGGGAAAGACTACCACGCTCGTCGAGGCTATCAACGAAACGCTGATGCGCGAAAGTCAGGTGCTCGTGTGCGCCCAGAGCAATATGGCCGTGGACTGGATATGCGAGAAACTCGTGGATAGGGGCATCAACGTGCTGCGAATCGGGAATCCGACGCGTGTCAATGACAAAATGCTGGGATTCACTTATGAGCGGAAATTCGAGGCACATCCCGAATATTCCGAGCTGTGGTCGCTGCGCAAGGCCATCAGACAGTTGAGAACGAACCGGAAACGTGGCTCGGAGAATTACCATCAGAAGCTGGAAAGGCTCAAGAGCCGCGCCACGGAACTGGAAATACGCATCAACAGCGAACTCTTCGGCGAAGCCCGTGTGGTGGCTTCCACATTGGTGGGTGCCAACAGCCGGATAATGGAAGGGCAGAAGTTCGGCACATTATTCATAGACGAGGCTGCACAGGCCTTGGAGGCAGCCTGCTGGATTCCCATCCGTCGGGCATCGCGCGTGATTCTTGCCGGCGACCATTGTCAGCTTCCGCCAACAGTGAAGAGCATTGCATCCCTGCGGGCAGGTCTGGGCAAGACGCTGATGGAGCGAATCGTGGAGAACAAGCCCGAAGTGGTAACGCTGCTCAAGGTGCAGTACAGGATGAACGAACAGATAATGCGCTTCTCCTCCGACTGGTTCTACGGTGGGATGGTGGAGAGTGCGCCGCAAATCAAGTACCGCGGCATTCTCGACTACGACCATCCGATAATGTGGATTGACACCTCCGAACGCAAAGACATAGAGGAGTCCTCTTCTCCGGCAGCTCCTTCTCCTGAAAAGGCAAATGCCGACAAGGCCTTTCTGGAGCAGTTCGTGGGCGAGAGTTTCGGACGAATCAACATAGGCGAAGCCGAACTCACGCTGCAAACGCTTCAGGATTACTTCACGAAGATAGGCAAACGGCGCATTCTCGACGAGCAGATAGACGTAGGCGTGATTTCTCCCTACCGTGCACAGGTGCAGTTTCTCCGACGCCTGATCAGGAAACGGGAGTTCTTCAAACCCTACCGTCATCTGATCAGCGTGAATACGGTGGACGGATTTCAGGGACAGGAGCGAGACGTGATTCTCATTTCTATGGTGCGTGCCAACGAAGACGGCCAGATAGGATTCCTGAAAGACCTCCGGCGTATGAACGTTGCCATTACCCGTTCCCGAATGAAGCTCATCATACTCGGCAATGCCGCAACATTGACAAGGCACCCGTTCTATCAGCGATTGCACGAATACGTGCAGACAATCAGCAATGAAGCATAA
- a CDS encoding ABC transporter ATP-binding protein: protein MKITLEQLAVGYKGYAPVVSDINVEIRSGELTCLIGSNGIGKSTLLKTLTGFLPKLGGRLLLDGRDIDSLSQRERAKLISIVLTNKTDVQNLTVSEVVGMGRTPYTGFWGKLHLEDQMIVNEAIQMVGIEKLKDRMIQTLSDGERQKVMIAKALAQQTPVILLDEPTAFLDFPSKVEMLQLLHRLAKNTNKVIFLSTHDLELALRIADCLVELNKEGLKVVEAAKVQHDINGLLE from the coding sequence ATGAAAATCACTCTTGAACAACTGGCTGTGGGATATAAGGGCTATGCGCCCGTGGTTTCGGACATCAATGTGGAAATCCGGAGCGGGGAACTTACGTGCCTGATCGGCTCAAACGGCATAGGAAAGTCCACGCTGCTGAAGACGCTGACGGGCTTTCTGCCAAAATTGGGCGGACGACTGCTGCTCGACGGAAGAGACATTGACTCGCTTTCGCAGCGTGAACGTGCGAAACTCATCAGCATTGTGCTGACAAACAAGACCGATGTGCAGAATCTCACGGTGTCGGAAGTGGTGGGAATGGGGCGAACTCCCTATACCGGCTTCTGGGGAAAGCTGCATTTGGAAGACCAAATGATAGTGAACGAAGCCATACAAATGGTGGGAATAGAGAAACTGAAGGACAGAATGATTCAGACGCTGTCGGACGGTGAGCGGCAGAAAGTGATGATTGCCAAGGCTCTGGCACAGCAAACACCGGTAATTCTGCTCGACGAGCCGACTGCTTTTCTCGATTTTCCATCGAAAGTGGAGATGCTTCAACTGCTGCATCGGCTGGCAAAGAACACCAACAAAGTGATATTCCTTTCCACGCACGACCTCGAACTGGCATTGCGAATTGCCGATTGTCTGGTGGAACTGAACAAAGAAGGACTGAAAGTGGTGGAGGCTGCGAAGGTGCAGCACGATATCAACGGACTGTTGGAATAG